Proteins encoded within one genomic window of Pseudalkalibacillus sp. SCS-8:
- the floA gene encoding flotillin-like protein FloA (flotillin-like protein involved in membrane lipid rafts), with translation MSPDILTMVILIGVIVIALAVLFTFVPVALWISALAAGVKVSIFTLIGMRLRRVIPSRVINPLIKAVKAGLDLSTNQLESHYLAGGNVDRVVNALIAAHRANIELSFERCAAIDLAGRDVLEAVQMSVNPKVIETPFIAGVAMDGIEVKAKARITVRANIERLVGGAGEDTVIARVGEGIVSTIGSSDNHKKVLENPDLISQTVLTKGLDAGTAFEILSIDIADVDIGKNIGAELQTEQAEADKNIAQAKAEERRAMAVAQEQEMKARVEEMRAKVVEAEAEVPMAMAEALRSGNIGVMDYMNYNNVKADTDMRGSIGKATDPKDEDDNPGGGTY, from the coding sequence ATGTCACCAGATATCTTAACAATGGTCATTTTAATCGGGGTCATCGTCATCGCCCTGGCCGTATTATTCACATTCGTTCCTGTTGCATTATGGATTTCAGCACTAGCAGCAGGAGTGAAAGTCAGCATTTTCACACTGATCGGGATGCGATTGAGACGTGTTATTCCGTCTCGCGTAATCAATCCGTTGATCAAGGCAGTGAAGGCAGGTCTTGATTTAAGCACGAATCAATTGGAAAGTCATTATCTTGCAGGTGGTAACGTCGATCGCGTCGTAAATGCGTTGATTGCCGCTCACCGTGCGAACATTGAACTGAGCTTTGAACGATGTGCTGCCATAGACCTGGCTGGTCGTGACGTACTAGAAGCTGTTCAGATGAGTGTAAATCCGAAGGTCATTGAGACACCTTTCATCGCCGGTGTAGCGATGGACGGAATTGAAGTGAAGGCAAAGGCGAGAATTACTGTCCGTGCGAACATTGAACGACTTGTCGGGGGTGCCGGAGAAGATACCGTTATCGCTCGTGTCGGTGAAGGGATCGTATCAACAATCGGTTCTTCTGATAACCACAAAAAAGTTCTTGAAAATCCGGATCTCATTTCTCAAACAGTATTGACGAAAGGTCTCGATGCTGGAACAGCGTTTGAAATCCTCTCGATTGATATCGCGGACGTTGATATCGGCAAGAACATCGGAGCAGAACTTCAAACCGAGCAAGCTGAAGCAGATAAGAACATCGCCCAAGCGAAAGCTGAAGAGCGTCGTGCAATGGCAGTAGCTCAAGAGCAGGAAATGAAAGCCCGAGTCGAAGAAATGCGCGCGAAAGTTGTGGAAGCAGAAGCTGAAGTACCGATGGCGATGGCTGAAGCTCTCCGCTCTGGAAACATTGGCGTCATGGATTACATGAATTACAACAACGTCAAAGCGGATACGGATATGCGTGGCTCAATCGGTAAAGCGACAGATCCTAAGGATGAAGATGACAATCCTGGAGGAGGCACTTACTAG